A genomic stretch from Achromobacter spanius includes:
- the mreD gene encoding rod shape-determining protein MreD, whose translation MDRTNQSQPRRRLGTPSNVHPDRLSGPAHGVFVWGTLLLVWLVSLLPWRLWQGAPDVLLLIIAFWCVHEPRRVGLFTAFFFGLLMDVHDAGLLGEHALSYTLVAYGAVVLHRRLQRFDLWSQAMHMLPVFFVARFLTQIIHAWLAGKWPGWEWCVSVAITVALWPLVGWVLHLPQRGADDAESSSA comes from the coding sequence ACCCCGACCGGCTTTCCGGTCCGGCGCATGGTGTGTTCGTCTGGGGCACCTTGCTGCTGGTGTGGCTGGTGTCGTTGCTGCCGTGGCGGCTGTGGCAGGGCGCGCCCGACGTACTGCTGCTGATCATCGCCTTCTGGTGCGTGCACGAACCGCGCCGCGTCGGCCTGTTCACCGCGTTCTTCTTCGGCTTGCTGATGGATGTGCACGACGCCGGCCTGCTGGGCGAGCACGCCTTGTCCTACACCTTGGTCGCCTATGGCGCCGTGGTGCTGCACCGACGGCTGCAACGGTTCGACCTCTGGAGCCAGGCGATGCACATGCTGCCTGTGTTCTTCGTCGCCCGTTTCCTGACGCAGATCATCCACGCCTGGCTGGCGGGAAAGTGGCCGGGCTGGGAATGGTGCGTCAGCGTGGCCATCACGGTCGCCTTGTGGCCGCTGGTGGGTTGGGTGCTGCACCTGCCGCAGCGCGGCGCCGACGACGCAGAATCCTCCTCCGCCTGA